The Helicobacter fennelliae nucleotide sequence GCTGGGGCTTATTTCTGGGATTGCGGCTGGGTTTTTTGGTATCGGCGGTGGGACTATCATTGTGCCGGCTATGTTTGCGTTTGGACTGCCTATCCACCATGCTATCGGGATTTCGATTATCCAAATGGTGTTTTCATCAATCTTTGGCTCAATTCTCAATTACAAAAAAAATCTCCTTGATCTTAGAGATGGTATTTTCATAGGATTGGGCGGGCTTATTGGGGCGAGCTTTAGCGGGCTTATCCATAATCTCTTAAGCGAAGTTGCGCTTGGTGGGCTATTTTTGGTGCTTACATTTTTTTCATTTTATCGTTTCGCATTCAAAATCAAACCCACAATAAGCCAAACTCCACCTATTCAAAATCGCATTCAAAAAAATGCCATTCTCATAGGAGCTGGCGTCTTCACAGGATTTTTTGCTATTTCTTTAGGTATCGGTGGTGGGCTTCTTATCGCGCCTATTTTGGGGTATTATTTGGGGTATGATTCCAAAAAAGTCGTGCCACTTTCGCTGTTTTTTGTGATTTTTTCATCAGTCTCTGGCGTGGCGTCTTTGTATGGCTCAGGGATTATCAATCACGATATAATGC carries:
- a CDS encoding sulfite exporter TauE/SafE family protein; translation: MEYEIIGFIALGLISGIAAGFFGIGGGTIIVPAMFAFGLPIHHAIGISIIQMVFSSIFGSILNYKKNLLDLRDGIFIGLGGLIGASFSGLIHNLLSEVALGGLFLVLTFFSFYRFAFKIKPTISQTPPIQNRIQKNAILIGAGVFTGFFAISLGIGGGLLIAPILGYYLGYDSKKVVPLSLFFVIFSSVSGVASLYGSGIINHDIMRIGIYIGLSSIVGVSIGIYLIHKASAKIHRIALLWIYAFALIVTSVELLYKTHIL